One Phycisphaera mikurensis NBRC 102666 DNA window includes the following coding sequences:
- a CDS encoding M15 family metallopeptidase domain-containing protein, which produces MRRPAPLPIPLLTALAAALAAGCSSAPPPPDPGLTRTPATASAPAPADAATLAERLAYGSRTRTKLPPAYLHERLRERAATPAVDAAFERVRADDTPANRSALLHALERGFVHAETTSSLDLLGPELGQRFRSFNWHDDDYPGGPVGPNEHWAGTLADALDGVSPERRANRSAVAALRREEATEPIWERLLAAWRPIPGEEGHRLNRHAVGPYLAMREAAAADGVELVIVSAHRDPRRARANAARAANPFAVASFSSHALGLAIDLALPIPGGPAGDAAAFPLSTRPMARVVDMRRSPVHKWMHLHASGFGWYPYQHEPWHWEYNPPGFRAVLLEDLGGGPSPRGAPPASPG; this is translated from the coding sequence ATGCGTCGCCCCGCACCGCTCCCGATCCCGCTCCTGACCGCCCTCGCCGCCGCCCTGGCGGCCGGGTGCTCCTCCGCTCCGCCGCCGCCGGATCCCGGGCTCACGCGCACGCCCGCGACCGCGAGTGCGCCCGCGCCCGCCGACGCCGCGACGCTGGCCGAGCGACTCGCGTACGGGTCCCGGACCCGCACGAAGCTGCCGCCGGCGTACCTGCACGAGCGTCTGCGGGAGCGGGCGGCGACGCCGGCGGTGGACGCGGCCTTCGAGCGCGTCCGCGCGGACGACACGCCGGCCAACCGGTCGGCGCTGCTGCACGCCCTCGAGCGGGGCTTCGTCCACGCCGAGACGACCTCCTCGCTGGACCTGCTCGGCCCGGAGCTCGGGCAGCGCTTCCGGTCTTTCAACTGGCACGACGACGACTACCCCGGCGGGCCGGTGGGCCCGAACGAGCACTGGGCCGGGACGCTCGCCGACGCGCTCGACGGCGTCAGCCCCGAGCGGCGGGCGAACCGCTCCGCGGTGGCGGCTCTCCGGCGGGAGGAGGCGACGGAGCCGATCTGGGAACGCCTGCTCGCGGCTTGGCGGCCGATCCCCGGCGAGGAGGGCCACCGGCTGAACCGGCACGCCGTCGGCCCGTACCTCGCGATGCGGGAGGCCGCGGCGGCCGACGGCGTCGAGCTGGTGATCGTCTCGGCCCACCGCGACCCCCGGCGTGCCCGGGCCAACGCCGCCAGGGCCGCGAATCCCTTCGCCGTCGCCAGCTTCTCCTCGCACGCGCTCGGGCTCGCCATCGACCTCGCGCTCCCGATTCCCGGCGGCCCGGCCGGCGATGCGGCGGCGTTCCCGCTGTCCACCCGGCCGATGGCCCGGGTGGTCGACATGCGGCGGTCGCCGGTGCACAAGTGGATGCACCTGCACGCCAGCGGCTTCGGCTGGTACCCGTACCAGCACGAGCCCTGGCACTGGGAGTACAACCCGCCGGGCTTCCGGGCGGTGCTTCTTGAGGATCTCGGGGGCGGGCCGTCGCCGCGTGGAGCGCCACCGGCGTCGCCCGGTTGA
- a CDS encoding sugar phosphate isomerase/epimerase family protein — protein sequence MRLAICSWSLQATSPADLVEKVRATGIPRVQLRLDDVAEDPAWADAPAALREGGVELVSGMMQTRGEDYSTLDTIRVTGGLLPDEHWEHNRDTAARVADLAAGLGLPSVSLHAGFLPHDAADAADHPLTRRTGAVADLFADRGLDLLLETGQEDAATLDRFLDAADRPNLFLNFDPANMILYGMGDPLAALRTLLPRVKQAHAKDAVPAAEPGTWGTEVPVGEGAVDWAAFLEILRGGGYDGELILEREAGDARVDDLRAGAAELRPLMRPA from the coding sequence ATGCGCCTCGCCATCTGCAGCTGGAGCCTCCAGGCGACCTCCCCCGCCGACCTCGTCGAGAAGGTCCGGGCGACCGGGATCCCGCGCGTCCAGCTGCGGCTGGACGACGTCGCCGAGGATCCCGCGTGGGCCGACGCCCCCGCCGCCCTCCGCGAGGGGGGCGTCGAGCTCGTCTCGGGGATGATGCAGACCCGCGGCGAGGACTACAGCACCCTCGACACGATCCGCGTCACCGGCGGGCTGCTGCCCGACGAGCACTGGGAGCACAACCGCGACACCGCCGCCCGCGTCGCCGACCTCGCCGCCGGGCTGGGCCTCCCCTCGGTCAGCCTGCACGCCGGCTTCCTGCCCCACGACGCCGCCGACGCCGCGGACCACCCGCTGACGCGACGCACCGGCGCGGTGGCGGACCTCTTCGCCGACCGCGGGCTCGACCTGCTGCTGGAGACCGGGCAGGAGGACGCCGCCACGCTCGACCGCTTCCTCGACGCGGCCGACCGGCCGAACCTCTTCCTCAACTTCGACCCGGCGAACATGATCCTCTACGGCATGGGCGACCCGCTCGCGGCGCTGCGGACGCTGCTGCCGCGGGTGAAGCAGGCGCACGCGAAGGACGCCGTGCCGGCCGCCGAACCGGGGACCTGGGGCACCGAGGTGCCCGTCGGCGAGGGGGCGGTCGACTGGGCGGCCTTCCTCGAGATCCTGCGGGGCGGCGGCTACGACGGCGAGCTGATCCTGGAGCGGGAGGCCGGCGACGCGCGCGTGGACGACCTGCGTGCCGGCGCGGCGGAGCTGCGCCCGCTCATGCGCCCCGCGTGA
- the dnaB gene encoding replicative DNA helicase codes for MVDFGNSESGGGGDLRAFGGAAPGPSKQGDGWKDRKKKPRTVDLSRLLDRLPPQAIEAEMALLGSMILDWRTVGDVVQVLVDAEVFHKPEHQSIYAVLVELYDKHQSIDMVQLHAKLSDRGVLEQVGGLDYLVELGEAVPSASGAVRYAEIVRDKALLRKMIHTAGTILEDCHGCDEPVVELFDKIESTIFEIAEKRTQDGTAALSVLLQETFDKLEAQDGQVITGVETGFKDLDEMTNGLQPGELIIVAARPSMGKTAFALNVSEHIGAVAGRPVGVFSLEMSKQQLAQRLLCSRSQVNSHRLRRNMLSREDFSKLSHAVGELSEAPIYIDDTAGLTLMGLRAKARRMKQRYGIEALMVDYLQLMSNPSTKDGRQNEVSAISRGVKALARELECPIICLSQLNRAAEQREGHRPRMSDLRESGSIEQDADVIMMLHREDYYHRGDPEHVDNNEAEVIVTKQRNGPTGTVKLMFDGGTTRFKNLALGGSSPSY; via the coding sequence GTGGTCGACTTCGGAAACAGCGAGAGCGGGGGCGGCGGCGACCTCCGGGCGTTCGGCGGGGCGGCCCCGGGGCCGTCGAAGCAGGGCGACGGCTGGAAGGACCGCAAGAAGAAGCCGCGGACGGTCGACCTCAGCCGCCTGCTGGATCGCCTCCCGCCGCAGGCCATCGAGGCGGAGATGGCGCTCCTGGGCTCGATGATCCTCGACTGGCGGACCGTCGGCGACGTGGTGCAGGTGCTCGTCGACGCGGAGGTGTTCCACAAGCCCGAGCACCAGTCGATCTACGCCGTGCTCGTCGAGCTCTACGACAAGCACCAGTCGATCGACATGGTGCAGCTGCATGCCAAGCTGTCCGACCGCGGCGTCCTCGAGCAGGTCGGCGGGCTGGACTACCTCGTCGAGCTCGGCGAGGCCGTGCCCTCGGCCAGCGGAGCCGTCCGCTACGCGGAGATCGTCCGCGACAAGGCGCTGCTGCGGAAGATGATCCACACGGCGGGCACGATCCTCGAGGACTGCCACGGCTGCGACGAGCCGGTGGTGGAGCTGTTCGACAAGATCGAGAGCACCATCTTCGAGATCGCCGAGAAGCGCACGCAGGACGGCACGGCCGCGCTGTCGGTCCTGCTGCAGGAGACCTTCGACAAGCTCGAGGCGCAGGACGGCCAGGTCATCACCGGCGTCGAAACCGGCTTCAAAGACCTCGACGAGATGACCAACGGCCTCCAGCCCGGCGAGCTGATCATCGTCGCGGCGCGCCCGAGCATGGGCAAGACGGCCTTCGCGCTCAACGTCTCCGAGCACATCGGGGCGGTGGCGGGGCGGCCGGTGGGCGTGTTCTCGCTGGAGATGAGCAAGCAGCAGCTGGCCCAGCGGCTGCTGTGCTCGCGGAGCCAGGTCAACTCGCACCGGCTGCGGCGGAACATGCTCTCGCGGGAGGACTTCTCGAAGCTGAGCCACGCCGTGGGCGAGCTGTCCGAGGCGCCGATCTACATCGACGACACGGCCGGCCTGACGCTGATGGGCCTGCGGGCGAAGGCTCGGCGGATGAAGCAGCGCTACGGCATCGAGGCGCTGATGGTCGACTACCTGCAGCTGATGAGCAACCCCTCGACGAAGGACGGCCGGCAGAACGAGGTGTCCGCGATCTCGCGGGGCGTGAAGGCGCTCGCGCGGGAGCTGGAGTGCCCGATCATCTGCCTGTCGCAGCTGAACCGGGCGGCGGAGCAGCGCGAGGGGCACCGGCCGCGGATGAGCGACCTGCGCGAGTCCGGCTCCATCGAGCAGGACGCCGACGTCATCATGATGCTGCACCGGGAGGACTACTACCACCGTGGCGATCCCGAGCACGTCGACAACAACGAGGCGGAGGTCATCGTCACCAAGCAGCGCAACGGACCGACCGGCACGGTCAAGCTGATGTTCGACGGCGGGACGACCCGCTTCAAGAACCTGGCGCTCGGCGGCTCGTCGCCGTCGTATTGA
- the queA gene encoding tRNA preQ1(34) S-adenosylmethionine ribosyltransferase-isomerase QueA translates to MRTDELDFHLPERLIATTAAEPRDSARLMVCDRATGSVHHRRVSDLPGLGLVGDGDLMVVNRTAVLPARFEATRAGTGGRVTGLYLGHDDAGLWTAMLKSGGRPRIGERLQLGDACELELLSPRGGGRWRLRPRDLAGEPMPIDASLEVLRRVGLPPLPPYLLRARERAGGPADLPGDAERYQTVFADRSAASQRSVAAPTAGLHLTEAVLAGLRAAGVRTEAVTLEVGPGTFLPVRADELAEHPMHAERWHAPAATLDALRASRAAGGRVLAIGTTSVRTLESLPFPLPEPAPTAGLAGETDLFIRPDAGFAFRNTDLLLTNFHLPRSTLLALVAALPGVGLDRLLGWYEEAIGEAYRFYSFGDAMVVV, encoded by the coding sequence GTGCGCACCGACGAACTCGACTTCCACCTCCCCGAGCGGCTGATCGCGACCACCGCGGCGGAGCCCCGCGACAGCGCGCGGCTGATGGTCTGCGACCGGGCCACCGGGAGCGTCCACCACCGCCGCGTGTCGGACCTGCCGGGGCTGGGCCTGGTCGGCGATGGCGACCTCATGGTGGTGAACCGAACGGCGGTGCTGCCGGCTCGCTTCGAGGCCACCCGCGCCGGAACCGGCGGGCGGGTCACCGGCCTCTACCTCGGCCACGACGACGCCGGCTTGTGGACCGCGATGCTCAAGAGCGGCGGCCGCCCGCGGATCGGCGAACGGCTGCAGCTCGGCGACGCCTGCGAGCTGGAGCTGCTCTCGCCGCGGGGTGGCGGCCGCTGGCGCCTCCGGCCGCGGGACCTCGCCGGCGAGCCGATGCCGATCGACGCGTCGCTGGAGGTCCTCCGCCGCGTGGGCCTCCCGCCGCTGCCGCCTTACCTGCTCCGGGCCCGCGAGCGGGCCGGCGGCCCCGCCGACCTGCCCGGCGACGCCGAGCGGTACCAGACCGTTTTCGCCGACCGCTCCGCCGCTTCGCAACGCTCCGTCGCCGCGCCCACCGCGGGCCTGCACCTGACCGAGGCCGTGCTCGCCGGCCTCCGCGCCGCCGGCGTGCGCACCGAAGCGGTCACGCTGGAGGTCGGCCCCGGCACCTTCCTGCCGGTGAGAGCCGACGAGCTCGCCGAACACCCGATGCACGCCGAGCGGTGGCACGCTCCCGCCGCGACGCTCGACGCCCTCCGCGCCAGCCGCGCCGCCGGCGGCCGCGTGCTCGCGATCGGCACGACGAGCGTGCGGACGCTGGAGAGCCTGCCCTTCCCGCTGCCCGAACCGGCTCCGACCGCCGGCCTCGCCGGCGAGACCGACCTGTTCATCCGGCCCGACGCGGGCTTCGCCTTCCGCAACACCGACCTGCTCCTGACCAACTTCCACCTGCCGAGGTCGACGCTGCTCGCGCTGGTGGCCGCTCTGCCCGGCGTCGGGCTCGACCGCCTGCTCGGCTGGTACGAGGAGGCCATCGGCGAGGCCTACCGCTTCTACTCCTTCGGCGACGCGATGGTGGTTGTTTGA
- a CDS encoding ribonuclease H family protein, translating to MAKKKAYVVWSGRETGVFDAWAPVLAATRGFPGARQNGYATRAQAEAAFAAGDPDAGGAAPRTAAESAGLASRSAAPGGRPTGPATCVDAACDTTRWVMEYRGVDLQTGEVLFAEGPFTGANANFGEFLAIVDALRRPGGEERTLYSDSLTARAWVRKRALNSAFLRDGKAGSRVAARLEDALAWLKSQPSGAKPDIRVWDTRAWGEIPADFGRKG from the coding sequence ATGGCGAAGAAGAAGGCGTACGTGGTGTGGTCGGGCCGCGAGACCGGCGTCTTCGACGCCTGGGCGCCCGTGCTCGCGGCCACCCGCGGCTTCCCGGGCGCACGGCAGAACGGCTACGCGACGCGGGCTCAAGCGGAGGCCGCCTTCGCCGCCGGCGACCCCGACGCGGGCGGCGCGGCGCCGCGGACTGCGGCCGAATCCGCCGGCCTCGCGTCGCGGTCCGCGGCGCCCGGGGGCCGGCCGACGGGCCCGGCGACCTGCGTCGACGCCGCGTGCGACACCACGCGGTGGGTGATGGAGTACCGGGGCGTGGACCTCCAGACCGGCGAGGTGCTCTTCGCGGAGGGACCCTTCACGGGAGCGAACGCCAACTTCGGCGAGTTCCTCGCGATCGTCGACGCGCTGCGGCGGCCCGGCGGAGAGGAGCGGACGCTCTACAGCGACTCCTTGACGGCCCGGGCTTGGGTGCGGAAGCGGGCGCTGAACTCGGCCTTCCTCCGCGACGGCAAGGCCGGATCGCGGGTCGCCGCTCGCCTGGAGGACGCGCTGGCCTGGCTGAAGAGCCAGCCCTCCGGCGCGAAACCGGACATCCGCGTGTGGGACACCAGGGCTTGGGGCGAGATCCCCGCCGACTTCGGACGCAAGGGCTAA
- the tsaD gene encoding tRNA (adenosine(37)-N6)-threonylcarbamoyltransferase complex transferase subunit TsaD, protein MSRPGRSLILGIETSCDETAAAVVENGWLVRGARVATQHELHRPYGGVVPELASRAHVDVLTPTLAGAIEASGVDAADLTAIAVGNRPGLVGSLVVGVAAAKAMSWSLGVPLLGVDHVLAHLVAARLREPAKVSGTFVAAAEAPDTPDLPQLGLVVSGGHTSLYAVPDAGSPRVLGSTLDDAVGEAFDKAAKILGLGHPGGPAIERLAAGVTREAADARVRLPRSLLGRGSLDFSFSGLKTALLYAVRGQPEKGPDGKTRFPRSEADLPEAERAALAAAFQFAAVDVIVKKLGRALEALAAEGTPPGAVVLGGGVSANRHLRERVTAWAEARGLPCRLPAPAHCVDNGAMIAAAGHDLLLAGDLADLRLPAVSTGPR, encoded by the coding sequence GTGAGCCGCCCGGGCCGCTCGCTGATCCTGGGGATCGAGACCAGCTGCGACGAGACGGCCGCGGCCGTCGTCGAGAACGGCTGGCTCGTGCGGGGTGCCCGCGTGGCGACCCAGCACGAGCTGCACCGGCCTTACGGCGGCGTCGTTCCCGAGCTGGCGAGCCGCGCGCACGTCGACGTGCTCACGCCGACGCTGGCCGGGGCGATCGAGGCGTCGGGCGTCGACGCGGCGGACCTGACGGCCATCGCCGTCGGCAACCGGCCCGGCCTCGTCGGCTCGCTGGTGGTCGGCGTCGCGGCGGCGAAGGCGATGAGCTGGTCGCTGGGCGTGCCGCTGCTGGGTGTGGATCACGTGCTGGCGCACCTAGTCGCTGCGCGTCTGCGCGAACCCGCGAAGGTGTCAGGTACATTCGTCGCCGCGGCGGAGGCACCCGACACCCCCGACCTCCCGCAGCTCGGCCTCGTCGTCTCCGGCGGGCACACGAGCCTCTACGCGGTGCCCGACGCGGGCAGCCCCCGCGTGCTCGGCTCCACCCTCGACGACGCGGTGGGCGAGGCCTTCGACAAGGCGGCGAAGATCCTCGGGCTCGGCCACCCCGGCGGCCCCGCGATCGAACGCCTGGCGGCGGGTGTCACCCGCGAGGCGGCCGACGCCCGGGTGCGCCTGCCGCGTTCGCTGCTCGGCCGCGGATCGCTGGACTTCTCGTTCTCCGGCCTCAAGACCGCGCTGCTGTACGCGGTGCGGGGCCAGCCGGAGAAGGGGCCGGACGGGAAGACGCGCTTCCCGCGGAGCGAGGCCGATCTTCCCGAGGCCGAGCGGGCGGCGCTGGCCGCGGCGTTCCAGTTTGCCGCCGTCGACGTGATCGTGAAGAAGCTCGGCCGGGCGCTGGAGGCGCTGGCGGCGGAGGGGACGCCCCCCGGGGCGGTCGTGCTCGGCGGCGGGGTCAGCGCGAACCGCCACCTCCGCGAGCGGGTGACGGCGTGGGCGGAGGCGCGGGGGCTTCCGTGCCGGCTGCCGGCGCCCGCCCACTGCGTCGACAACGGGGCGATGATCGCGGCCGCCGGGCACGACCTGCTGCTCGCCGGCGACCTCGCCGACCTGCGCCTCCCGGCGGTCTCCACCGGCCCGCGCTAG
- a CDS encoding S41 family peptidase, translated as MKRSKLATNLSLAAVALVLTVALHPTWARSADTFDEIDLFVTLRHDLLREYVEEPDSTDLIEGGVKGMIEALNDPYTAYMTAEEFEDFNKHVSGSFSGIGAEVQIDATEKRLQIVSPLEDSPAWNQGVQAGDIVMTIDGEDTFEMSIIDAVKKLTGEEGTDVTIVVRHEGGETEEITITRARIKVDSVKGFASGAEGIQRHWIDPEAKIAYLRLTQFNENSVGEVRDTLRSLVDAGMKGLVFDMRFNPGGLLDAAEAISDMFLDGGQTIVSVRGRAVRESTFTSTPETLVPEDVAVVVLANEASASAAEIVAGALSENGRSLLVGTRTFGKGSVQQLKVLDKNLGALKITNAYYYLPSGRNIHRRPILGEDEDIDKEWGVDPTDGDYVPMTRDEIVAMLEARRDRGVQETLAAAAAAGEVDPAWILENLSDPQLAAALTAIEGKLETGEFPQVGQKNADAVIAEQERANLVRAKEQLQEQLARVNEELEGLQPETIGSAGLAPVETVSPEARAALEEAAEPADANAGGGETEPAAAP; from the coding sequence ATGAAGCGCTCGAAGCTCGCCACCAACCTCTCCCTCGCCGCCGTGGCGCTCGTGCTGACGGTCGCGCTGCACCCGACCTGGGCACGCTCGGCAGACACCTTCGACGAGATCGACCTCTTCGTGACGCTGCGGCACGACCTGCTGCGGGAGTACGTGGAGGAGCCCGACAGCACCGACCTCATCGAGGGGGGCGTCAAGGGCATGATCGAGGCGCTCAACGACCCCTACACCGCCTACATGACGGCCGAGGAGTTCGAGGACTTCAACAAGCACGTGAGCGGCTCGTTCTCCGGCATCGGGGCGGAGGTGCAGATCGACGCGACCGAGAAGCGGCTGCAGATCGTCAGCCCGCTGGAGGACTCGCCCGCCTGGAACCAGGGCGTGCAGGCCGGCGACATCGTGATGACGATCGACGGGGAGGACACCTTCGAGATGTCCATCATCGACGCGGTCAAGAAGCTGACCGGGGAGGAAGGCACCGACGTCACGATCGTCGTGCGGCACGAGGGCGGCGAGACCGAGGAGATCACGATCACCCGCGCCCGGATCAAGGTCGACAGCGTCAAGGGCTTCGCGTCCGGGGCCGAGGGGATCCAACGCCACTGGATCGATCCCGAGGCCAAGATCGCCTACCTCCGTCTCACGCAGTTCAACGAGAACTCCGTTGGCGAGGTGCGCGACACGCTCCGGTCGCTCGTGGACGCCGGCATGAAGGGGCTCGTCTTCGACATGCGGTTCAACCCCGGCGGCCTGCTCGACGCGGCCGAGGCGATCTCGGACATGTTCCTCGACGGGGGCCAGACGATCGTGTCGGTGCGGGGGCGGGCGGTGCGGGAGAGCACCTTCACCTCGACGCCCGAGACCCTCGTGCCCGAGGACGTCGCGGTGGTGGTGCTGGCGAACGAGGCCTCGGCCTCGGCGGCGGAGATCGTCGCGGGAGCGCTCTCCGAGAACGGCCGCTCGCTGCTGGTGGGCACGCGGACGTTCGGCAAGGGCAGCGTGCAGCAGCTCAAGGTCCTCGACAAGAACCTCGGCGCTCTCAAGATCACCAACGCGTACTACTACTTGCCCTCGGGCCGGAACATCCACCGGCGGCCGATCCTCGGCGAGGACGAGGACATCGACAAGGAGTGGGGCGTGGACCCCACCGACGGCGACTACGTGCCGATGACCCGCGACGAGATCGTCGCGATGCTCGAGGCCCGCCGCGACCGCGGGGTGCAGGAGACGCTGGCCGCCGCCGCGGCGGCCGGCGAGGTCGATCCGGCGTGGATCCTCGAGAACCTCTCCGACCCGCAGCTCGCCGCCGCGTTGACCGCCATCGAGGGCAAGCTGGAGACCGGCGAGTTCCCGCAGGTCGGGCAGAAGAACGCCGACGCGGTGATCGCCGAGCAGGAGCGCGCGAATCTCGTGCGGGCGAAGGAGCAGCTGCAGGAGCAGCTCGCCCGGGTGAACGAGGAGCTGGAGGGCCTGCAGCCCGAGACGATCGGCTCCGCCGGCTTGGCGCCCGTCGAGACGGTCTCGCCCGAGGCGAGAGCGGCGCTCGAAGAGGCGGCGGAGCCGGCGGACGCGAACGCCGGCGGGGGCGAGACCGAGCCCGCGGCGGCGCCGTGA
- a CDS encoding helix-turn-helix transcriptional regulator: protein MPERADMNASEALAVLRLVGECEELWADPQGWQRHLLEGAVALVGGKTGLWFEADPHPDEVFDLLDSGWNQGERQHFQAAWAARALDFHPAAGAMIRAFRGRDAVTRERREHVACRDWYRHPAYERFVKPAGNDDYLSTTVRRRDRQESAIVVVNRAPGDRRFTGRDHAVLHLLGTAIAERVGVRLATRRHRCLEGLSSRRRGVLSRLLAGDAEKQAAAALGIRPGTVHDHVKALHRHFGVRSRGELLAYFVERRPRPRNAADPGTRRKP, encoded by the coding sequence ATGCCCGAACGAGCCGACATGAACGCGTCGGAAGCCCTCGCGGTCCTGCGCCTCGTCGGCGAGTGCGAGGAGCTTTGGGCCGACCCGCAGGGCTGGCAGAGGCACCTGCTCGAGGGGGCCGTCGCGCTGGTCGGCGGGAAGACGGGCCTGTGGTTCGAGGCCGACCCGCACCCCGACGAGGTCTTCGACCTGCTCGACTCGGGCTGGAACCAGGGCGAGCGGCAGCACTTCCAGGCGGCCTGGGCGGCGCGGGCGCTGGACTTCCACCCGGCGGCGGGGGCGATGATCCGCGCCTTCCGCGGCCGCGACGCGGTGACGCGGGAGCGGCGCGAGCACGTGGCCTGCCGCGACTGGTACCGGCACCCGGCGTACGAGCGCTTCGTGAAGCCGGCGGGCAACGACGACTACCTTTCCACCACGGTCCGGCGGCGCGACCGGCAGGAATCCGCCATCGTCGTGGTGAACCGCGCCCCCGGAGACCGCCGCTTCACCGGCCGCGACCACGCCGTGCTCCACCTGCTGGGCACCGCCATCGCCGAACGCGTCGGCGTCCGCCTCGCGACGCGGCGGCACCGCTGCCTGGAGGGCCTCTCCAGCCGCCGGCGCGGCGTCCTCTCCCGCCTGCTCGCCGGCGACGCCGAGAAGCAGGCCGCCGCGGCGCTGGGCATCCGCCCGGGCACGGTGCACGACCACGTCAAGGCGCTGCACCGCCACTTCGGCGTGCGGAGCCGCGGCGAGCTGCTCGCGTACTTCGTCGAGCGTCGGCCCCGGCCGCGGAACGCCGCGGACCCGGGCACGCGGCGTAAGCCGTGA
- a CDS encoding cupin domain-containing protein encodes MEHSTHRNDAPTGDRGQKQLIEGDGALLRLWQDAQPGQHSEMHTTPYETLGYVISGRGICHLGDEAIPLGPGTAWRVPKDTPHRYEITEALTAVESITPRP; translated from the coding sequence ATGGAACACAGCACCCACCGAAACGACGCCCCGACCGGCGACCGCGGCCAGAAGCAGCTCATCGAGGGCGACGGCGCTCTGCTCCGCCTCTGGCAGGACGCGCAGCCGGGACAGCACAGCGAGATGCACACGACGCCGTACGAGACGCTCGGCTACGTGATCTCCGGCCGCGGCATCTGCCACCTCGGCGACGAGGCGATCCCGCTCGGCCCCGGCACCGCCTGGCGGGTGCCCAAAGACACGCCGCACAGGTACGAGATCACCGAGGCGCTGACGGCGGTGGAGTCGATCACGCCGAGGCCCTGA
- a CDS encoding TrkH family potassium uptake protein produces the protein MNFRRVSRALGLLLLMLSACMAIALVAELCGFGTPDPRWEPVVESFGIALAMGALLGAAFIFGGREPGAPLLDSPNRREALLLVGTGWLLAASVAAIPFYAWSYLQPAVGAEHPFARYAACWFEAMSGLTATGGTVLGEQGNTIEALPSGLLLWRSGVQWLGGLGIVVLFVAVLPLLGAGAKSMLRFETSGPVKKGVQPRISETARELWLIYLGLTCACAALLATVGGMSLFDAVNHTFTAVATAGFSTRNASAGAYDSVAVDTILLCFMVIGGVNFALYHQLLKGRLVSVWRDAEFRTYASLLLIGTAIVACCIVGTEVTLLTGEVRVPGVVDSLRYAGFQVASIMTTTGLATADFDQWGFVPKAVLFSLMFVGGCAGSTSGGLKVIRVMVMCRIFAGDLEKVYRPTVIRSVRIGGVTVTDDLRRSVTTFVVTMFALAGLGALCVKLIQGDELDVVSAAMASVACLFNIGPGFRQVGPTQSFAFFSDASLLILGLLMAMGRLEVFALLVLVSPRFWRDSS, from the coding sequence GTGAACTTCCGACGCGTGAGCCGGGCACTCGGCCTCCTGCTGCTGATGCTCTCCGCGTGCATGGCGATCGCGCTGGTCGCGGAGCTCTGCGGCTTCGGCACGCCGGATCCACGCTGGGAGCCGGTGGTGGAGTCCTTCGGCATCGCGCTGGCGATGGGGGCGCTGCTCGGCGCGGCCTTCATCTTCGGCGGCCGCGAGCCCGGCGCCCCGCTGCTGGACTCGCCCAACCGGCGGGAGGCCTTGCTCCTGGTCGGGACCGGCTGGCTGCTCGCGGCATCGGTCGCCGCGATCCCGTTCTACGCGTGGTCCTACCTGCAGCCGGCGGTGGGGGCCGAGCACCCCTTCGCCCGGTACGCGGCGTGCTGGTTCGAGGCGATGAGCGGCCTCACCGCGACGGGCGGGACCGTCCTGGGCGAGCAGGGCAACACGATCGAGGCGCTGCCCTCGGGCCTGCTGCTCTGGCGCTCGGGTGTGCAGTGGCTCGGAGGCCTGGGCATCGTGGTGCTCTTCGTCGCGGTGCTGCCGCTGCTGGGCGCCGGGGCGAAGTCGATGCTCCGCTTCGAAACCAGCGGCCCGGTGAAGAAGGGCGTGCAGCCGCGCATCTCCGAGACCGCCCGGGAGCTGTGGCTGATCTACCTCGGCCTCACCTGTGCGTGCGCGGCGTTGCTCGCGACCGTCGGCGGGATGAGCCTCTTCGACGCCGTCAATCACACCTTCACCGCCGTCGCCACCGCCGGCTTCTCCACGCGCAACGCCAGCGCCGGCGCGTACGACAGCGTCGCGGTCGACACGATTCTGCTGTGCTTCATGGTGATCGGCGGCGTGAACTTCGCCCTCTACCACCAGCTGCTCAAGGGCCGGCTGGTGAGCGTCTGGCGAGACGCCGAGTTCCGCACCTACGCGTCGCTGCTGCTCATCGGCACCGCCATCGTCGCCTGCTGCATCGTCGGCACCGAAGTCACGCTGCTCACCGGCGAGGTCCGCGTGCCCGGCGTTGTCGACAGCCTCCGCTACGCCGGCTTCCAGGTGGCGTCGATCATGACGACGACCGGGCTCGCCACCGCGGACTTCGACCAGTGGGGTTTCGTGCCCAAAGCCGTGCTCTTCTCGCTCATGTTCGTCGGCGGCTGCGCGGGCTCCACCTCCGGCGGGCTCAAGGTCATCCGCGTGATGGTGATGTGCCGGATCTTCGCGGGCGACCTGGAAAAGGTTTACCGGCCGACGGTCATCCGCTCGGTGCGCATCGGCGGCGTGACGGTCACCGACGACCTCCGCCGCAGCGTGACGACCTTCGTGGTGACGATGTTCGCGCTGGCGGGGCTCGGTGCCCTGTGCGTGAAGCTCATCCAGGGCGACGAGCTCGACGTGGTCTCCGCGGCGATGGCGTCGGTCGCGTGCCTCTTCAACATCGGGCCGGGCTTCCGGCAGGTGGGCCCGACGCAGAGCTTCGCCTTCTTCTCCGACGCCTCGCTGCTGATCCTCGGCTTGCTGATGGCCATGGGCCGGCTGGAGGTCTTCGCGCTGCTCGTGCTGGTCAGCCCCCGCTTCTGGCGCGACTCCTCGTAG